In Mongoliitalea daihaiensis, one DNA window encodes the following:
- a CDS encoding PAS domain S-box protein produces MRKKSLPTYEKERLANLFSYQILDSEEDEDYTNITQLASDICETPISLITFLDDTRQWFKSHTGLDIQETAKEFSFCAHAFDSPNEPFIIEDLSKDIRFQENPFVKEGPQFRFYAGIPVLSDEKMPLGTLCVMDYQPRILTEKQLAHLKKLSNQVEKLLKLRKAKINISAYQENLERQLAYNASLFKAIPDILMVMNFEGTILEVKSGKKDDFITNADDLIHRNIRDILPENVFELFQKKLKKIKLNQPFRLLEYKLTTIKGIQTFEANFAPFDQDKVLICIRNITNTKAIEEELFRTKDILLEAGKMAKVGAWEVDFINHRHLWSEVTKEIMELGDNPIPSVEEGINLYRSDPEGLEKLTKAFNKAIYEGVSYDLELKVTTLRGNEKWVRTNGKPIFENGNCVGVFGIFQDISAAKKNEDEILLKTAEYEYLFNQMNQGVVYQDNQGKIIKANPAAEIILGLSLDQMLGRTSIDPRWHAIHLDGSLYPGEEHPAMIALKSGLPNSGNVMGIFVPSTNSYRWILVDALPEFNDPKREKPYRVLATFTDISELISIENKLKANEAKLSSILESSSESIWSIDLEYNLIYVNETFKKLFKENFNLEIATNMNIIELLPEEIVNMWIEHYQIAFNGQRANFNFDLPNAGATKNYEVNIMPILVDKKVIGASIFAKDNTSNMVYIREIEEQNSKLREIAWKQSHLVRAPLARIMGLATLIKEEFNGTHDSSFLEHLLESTQELDEIIRSIVELSSPLKKS; encoded by the coding sequence ATGCGAAAAAAATCACTTCCTACCTACGAAAAAGAAAGATTAGCCAATCTATTTTCCTATCAAATCTTAGATTCCGAGGAAGATGAAGACTACACGAACATTACTCAACTTGCTTCAGATATCTGTGAAACACCCATTTCTTTGATAACATTTTTAGACGATACTAGACAATGGTTTAAATCACATACGGGGTTGGATATTCAAGAAACAGCTAAAGAGTTTTCCTTTTGTGCGCATGCATTTGATTCGCCAAATGAGCCTTTTATTATTGAGGATTTATCGAAAGATATTCGATTCCAAGAGAATCCATTTGTAAAAGAAGGTCCTCAATTCCGATTCTATGCTGGTATTCCGGTTTTATCTGATGAAAAAATGCCATTAGGGACACTATGTGTAATGGACTACCAACCAAGAATTTTGACAGAAAAGCAACTGGCACATTTAAAAAAACTGTCAAATCAAGTTGAAAAATTACTCAAATTAAGAAAAGCAAAAATTAATATTTCTGCCTATCAAGAAAATTTGGAACGGCAGCTTGCTTACAACGCATCCTTATTTAAAGCCATCCCTGATATTTTAATGGTCATGAATTTTGAGGGGACAATTCTTGAAGTCAAGTCAGGTAAAAAAGATGATTTTATAACGAATGCCGATGATTTGATCCATCGGAATATTAGGGATATTTTACCAGAAAATGTTTTTGAACTGTTTCAAAAAAAATTAAAAAAAATCAAACTCAATCAACCATTTAGGCTGCTAGAGTACAAGCTTACTACTATCAAAGGCATACAAACCTTTGAAGCAAACTTTGCTCCGTTTGATCAGGATAAAGTTTTAATTTGTATTCGGAATATCACCAATACCAAAGCCATAGAGGAGGAGCTATTTAGAACCAAAGATATTCTCTTAGAAGCGGGAAAAATGGCCAAGGTAGGCGCTTGGGAAGTAGATTTTATAAATCATAGGCATCTTTGGTCCGAAGTCACTAAAGAAATCATGGAACTTGGAGATAATCCCATCCCTTCGGTTGAAGAAGGAATCAATCTTTATCGAAGTGATCCTGAAGGGTTGGAAAAATTAACCAAAGCTTTCAATAAGGCTATCTATGAAGGTGTTTCTTATGACCTGGAATTAAAAGTCACTACTCTTAGAGGCAATGAAAAATGGGTCAGAACTAATGGGAAACCTATTTTTGAAAATGGTAACTGTGTGGGTGTTTTTGGTATTTTTCAGGATATTTCAGCTGCTAAAAAAAACGAAGATGAAATTTTACTTAAAACAGCAGAATACGAGTACCTATTTAATCAAATGAATCAAGGGGTAGTCTATCAAGACAATCAAGGTAAAATCATTAAAGCTAATCCCGCGGCAGAGATAATTTTGGGACTTTCACTGGATCAAATGTTAGGCAGGACTTCCATTGATCCTCGGTGGCACGCGATCCACTTGGATGGGAGTCTTTATCCTGGGGAAGAGCATCCAGCCATGATCGCTTTAAAATCAGGATTACCAAATTCAGGGAATGTTATGGGAATATTTGTCCCATCAACCAATTCATATCGCTGGATTTTAGTCGATGCCCTTCCTGAGTTTAATGATCCCAAAAGAGAAAAACCCTACAGGGTACTGGCTACATTTACTGATATTTCTGAATTAATCTCTATAGAAAATAAACTAAAAGCAAATGAAGCGAAACTTTCCTCTATCCTAGAAAGCTCAAGTGAATCGATTTGGTCAATAGACCTAGAATACAATCTTATTTATGTAAATGAAACATTCAAAAAGCTTTTCAAAGAAAACTTTAATCTGGAAATAGCCACGAACATGAATATCATTGAGTTGCTTCCAGAAGAAATCGTCAACATGTGGATAGAACATTATCAAATTGCATTCAATGGGCAACGGGCAAACTTCAATTTTGATTTACCAAATGCAGGAGCTACTAAAAATTACGAAGTGAATATTATGCCCATATTAGTAGACAAAAAGGTTATTGGTGCATCCATTTTTGCAAAGGACAATACAAGCAATATGGTGTATATCAGGGAAATTGAAGAACAAAACAGTAAGTTAAGAGAGATTGCTTGGAAACAATCTCACCTTGTCCGTGCTCCTTTGGCACGAATCATGGGCTTGGCAACGCTCATCAAAGAGGAATTTAATGGCACTCATGATAGCAGCTTTTTAGAGCATCTCTTAGAATCTACACAGGAGTTGGATGAGATCATCCGTTCGATTGTTGAGTTATCAAGTCCTCTAAAAAAATCTTGA
- a CDS encoding copper resistance protein NlpE N-terminal domain-containing protein — protein sequence MKKTSIVAMICLLMSACQSEKSTVETSEDMTFAMGDNSRSSVDWNGTYKGTLPCADCAGIETKIIIKSDETFERSMKYLGKEDDLFFDQGTFEWDDLGRTITLTNESDEKQSYQVGENILFQLDQDGNRITGDLAEMYTLVKNFTDYELENKKWILIELRGTPYEKRSDDKEAFLFFDNETSRFYGNTGCNSINGGYELQDGYRITFGNVASTMMACPSLENDQIIGSLLKEVDNYSIGDDQLSLNKARMAPLARFQLVEEE from the coding sequence ATGAAAAAGACCAGTATTGTAGCAATGATTTGCCTATTGATGTCAGCCTGTCAGTCGGAAAAATCAACCGTAGAAACCAGCGAAGATATGACTTTTGCGATGGGCGATAATAGCCGCAGCAGTGTTGATTGGAATGGAACGTATAAAGGCACCTTGCCTTGTGCAGATTGCGCAGGTATTGAAACCAAAATCATCATCAAATCCGATGAAACATTTGAGAGGTCAATGAAGTATCTTGGTAAGGAAGACGATCTTTTTTTTGATCAGGGAACGTTTGAGTGGGATGATTTGGGAAGAACAATTACCCTTACCAATGAATCTGATGAGAAACAATCATATCAAGTAGGTGAAAATATCTTATTTCAATTAGATCAGGATGGTAATCGAATTACAGGAGATTTGGCCGAGATGTATACGTTGGTAAAAAACTTTACAGATTACGAATTAGAAAATAAGAAATGGATTTTAATTGAATTGCGAGGCACTCCCTATGAAAAAAGATCTGATGACAAAGAGGCATTCTTATTCTTTGATAATGAAACATCACGGTTTTATGGAAATACAGGTTGCAATTCCATCAATGGAGGATATGAACTCCAAGATGGTTACCGAATCACCTTTGGAAATGTAGCAAGCACCATGATGGCTTGCCCTTCTCTGGAAAATGATCAAATCATTGGTTCTCTCCTCAAAGAAGTAGATAATTATAGCATTGGTGATGATCAACTCTCCTTAAACAAAGCGCGCATGGCACCATTAGCCCGCTTCCAGTTAGTTGAAGAAGAATAG